From a single Kitasatospora sp. NBC_00458 genomic region:
- a CDS encoding DUF742 domain-containing protein codes for MRPHWSEPDEDDDEDYGAGTMVRPYTITRGRVLPERDDLTLITLLTTVDDPAAEALARGSRSGPRALQPEHRLILERCRRPAAVAEVSAGLNLPVSVTKILLGDLISQGLLLARPPLSVARASGGVDLGLLTAVREGLRRL; via the coding sequence GTGCGCCCCCACTGGAGCGAGCCCGACGAGGACGACGACGAGGACTACGGCGCGGGCACGATGGTGCGCCCCTACACCATCACCCGCGGCCGGGTCCTGCCCGAACGCGACGACCTCACCCTGATCACCCTGCTGACCACCGTCGACGACCCGGCGGCCGAGGCGCTGGCCAGGGGTTCCCGGTCCGGGCCGCGCGCGCTGCAGCCCGAGCACCGGCTGATCCTGGAGCGCTGCCGCCGCCCGGCCGCCGTCGCCGAGGTGTCCGCCGGCCTCAACCTGCCGGTCTCGGTCACCAAGATCCTGCTGGGCGATCTCATCTCGCAGGGCCTGCTGCTGGCCCGGCCGCCGCTCTCGGTGGCCCGGGCCAGCGGGGGCGTGGACCTCGGTCTTCTGACGGCCGTACGCGAAGGACTCCGGAGACTCTGA